The following are from one region of the Lepeophtheirus salmonis chromosome 8, UVic_Lsal_1.4, whole genome shotgun sequence genome:
- the LOC121123248 gene encoding LOW QUALITY PROTEIN: probable ATP-dependent RNA helicase DHX35 (The sequence of the model RefSeq protein was modified relative to this genomic sequence to represent the inferred CDS: inserted 1 base in 1 codon): MHSRGFLRPQDDEDVFSSWKVDRSDLDPLKETSFIYNATPSTSIQAQRAKLPISKYRDHIHYLLSQNQTLVVVGETGSGKSTQLPQFLYESVEGIVGITEPRRVAATTLADRVASEVGKPEIVGYSVRFDDRSRNAKIKYMTEGXLIREMMGDPLLSDYSILIVDEAHERTVHVDILMGLLKKILNKRKDLKLIVSSATVDAEFIRDFFDNSAILTVEGSSYSVDVFYLTNPCPDYVKECAETAVKVHAIETPGDILIFLTGMEEVERCTSFLKEYEVSIGKSKHGLNMSILPMHGSLPYMDQLKVFRPSQRGLRKIIVATNIAETSITIEGIVYVIDSCFVKLKWYNPETNIDSLIVTEVSQASAEQRSGRAGRTRPGKCYRLCTESDFMKLRINTPPEMQRTDLASTVLQLKALGIDNIVKFEFPSAPPSKNLISGLELLFALGAIDEKGSLTSPLGERMSEFPIHPNLSKMLLTSEDFDCSQEICAIVAMLQVEEVFIKKSSNANDWRIAKRNFEVSEGDLLTLLNVFNAFKKENESRGWCQSHFLKYKVLRRASELYDRLIKTLKRYKIPIKLTTDTQTLLKCIVSGLFPNAAYLHVSGSYRTVRGNIELSIHPTSVLYTVGLFLQS; the protein is encoded by the exons ATGCATTCGAGAGGATTCCTACGTCCTCAAGATGATGAGGATGTATTCTCTTCATGGAAAGTGGACCGGTCAGACTTGGATCCACTTAAAGAAACCTCCTTCATATACAACGCAACTCCATCTACTTCAATTCAAGCCCAAAGAGCCAAACTTCCGATTTCCAAATATAGGGATCACATTCATTACCTCTTGTCCCAGAATCAG ACTCTGGTTGTGGTTGGCGAGACGGGGAGTGGAAAGTCCACTCAATTGCCTCAGTTTCTCTATGAGTCCGTTGAAGGAATTGTGGGAATCACAGAGCCTCGTCGAGTGGCTGCTACGACTCTTGCTGATCGTGTTGCGTCTGAGGTTGGAAAACCAGAGATTGTTGGGTATTCTGTTCGCTTTGATGATCGCTCCAGGAATGCAAAAATCAAGTACATGACAGAAG AATTGATTCGAGAAATGATGGGGGATCCTCTGTTGAGTGACTATTCCATTCTCATTGTTGATGAAGCACACGAAAGAACGGTTCATGTAGACATTTTAATGggacttcttaaaaaaattttaaacaagagGAAGGACTTGAAATTGATCGTTTCTTCTGCGACAGTGGATGCAGAATTTATTAGAGATTTCTTTGATAATTCTGCCATTTTGACTGTTGAAGGATCCAGCTACTCTGTGGATGTATTTTACTTGACAAATCCTTGTCCAGACTATGTTAAAGAATGTGCTGAAACGGCGGTGAAGGTTCATGCGATTGAAACGCCTGGAgacattcttatatttttaacaggGATGGAGGAAGTGGAGAGATGTACAAGTTTCTTGAAAGAGTATGAAGTTTCTATTGGAAAGTCCAAGCATGGTCTAAACATGTCTATCCTTCCAATGCACGGGTCACTCCCATACATGGACCAATTGAAAGTATTTAGACCTAGTCAAAGGGGTCttcgaaaaataattgttgCAACAAACATTGCTGAAACCAGTATCACAATAGAAGGGATCGTTTATGTTATCGATTCCTGTTTCGTTAAGCTAAAGTGGTATAATCCGGAAACTAACATTGATTCACTTATTGTTACTGAAGTCTCTCAAGCCTCTGCTGAGCAGAGATCCGGGCGAGCGGGTAGAACAAGGCCAGGGAAATGTTATCGTCTTTGTACAGAAAGTGACTTTATGAAACTTCGAATTAACACTCCCCCTGAAATGCAAAGAACGGACCTTGCATCTACTGTTCTTCAGTTAAAGGCTCTTGGAATCGATAATAtcgttaaatttgaatttccatCTGCTCCTCCATCTAAGAACTTGATATCCGgcttagaacttttatttgctCTTGGAGCAATCGATGAGAAGGGATCTCTTACATCTCCCCTAGGCGAAAGAATGTCAGAATTTCCAATCCATcctaatttatcaaaaatgttgCTTACTTCAGAGGATTTTGATTGCTCTCAAGAAATATGTGCTATCGTTGCAATGCTTCAAGTAGAAgaagtatttatcaaaaaatcaagCAATGCCAACGACTGGCGGATTGCTAAAAGGAACTTTGAGGTCTCTGAGGGAGATTTGCTCACCCTCCTTAACGTATTCAACgcatttaaaaaggaaaatgaatCCCGGGGATGGTGCCAAAGTcactttctaaaatataaagtcCTTAGACGAGCGAGTGAGCTCTACGATCGTCTCATCAAAACACTTAAACGCTACAAGATCCCAATCAAGTTAACAACAGATACACAAACGCTATTAAAATGTATTGTCTCTGGATTGTTTCCAAACGCTGCATATCTTCATGTATCTGGATCTTATCGCACTGTACGAGGAAATATAGAGTTGTCCATTCACCCAACTTCCGTCCTGTATACAGTTGGGTTGTTTTTACAGAGTTGA
- the LOC121123054 gene encoding metabotropic glutamate receptor 4 translates to MIQYLLYILVFVQANSLTLGQSRCPDIEGVPKYDDPPFIYKSGVTAQKTITLLSMFPIHEIGCKKILSVKNYNGLQRARAMLYALEKVNERVASGNRSVAIDAIIYSTCSNQISSVGTTAHFINTFPIGQIGGFVGCSYSSTSVEVSKILQAYNISMISYAATSKDLSNKFNHPLFGRTLPSDSAQARVVFDLTQELGWTSVTILVSERSKYSESLRDAFYEANKLSTKKMHICSVENFPKSIDNFEDKIHFDDIIHRILQSKVDGFIGFVTADTKQAIFDHLNVMNIDHYANIRFIGTDSWDISFNPSKKLSQIFENSYVVLPESPNSALKVPLGKRIRKEFHYDNVPIVEANGNNWMNAFYDDFYTKPCKEDRDCMKKQFNSLKLDTKIDFAADTILVYSNAFERGKNEDFTKRSFFWDYVMVDDYDDISKMNFQFEPCTGDRIVSYSVYRLNKFGEYEKIGSTHHDLDQVGMLDTFPATFARMQCRPECDLADGQYEDFHSVSDCCYSCAYLSYRHFRPSLGQQEECNVGEWPNATDHYRSCYPLIDAGLNLSDPWVIVSLFLASIGICITSSVICIGVQFRKHPVFKSASMEMAYFIWAGVLICHLNTFFIILVPSGTLSCSIERFTRTIGYTVFLSALLLKTHRIFKIFIGQFQDIDSNLRWIKPKYQIITAFCLILIQFIIVCIWLGIEPPRPFSVYPGERHVKLCITGAGSTSLAQLYNIGICVVTTAYSFLSRNVPQKFNESRFINITMYSICIGWPIEFLSKSFLRNISSDNIHQRGFHPEKNIGISTLVTSLCATFVIIFLFSNKIYVIFKKRKEGENTQKREGSKLITMKSMEL, encoded by the exons ATGATCCAATACTTGTTATACATTCTTGTCTTCGTTCAAGCCAATTCATTGACACTAGGACAAAGTAGATGTCCAGATATAGAGGGTGTTCCCAAATATGACGACCCCCCCTTCATCTACAAAAGTGGTGTCACAGCACAGAAGACCATCACACTTCTTTCCATGTTTCCAATTCATGAGATTGGATGTAAGAAAATCCTGAGCGTCAAAAACTATAATGGACTTCAAAGAGCAAGGGCAATGCTCTATGCTTTGGAGAAAGTGAATGAAAGGGTTGCATCTGGAAATCGAAGTGTAGCTATAGATGCT ATCATCTATTCCACTTGTTCAAATCAAATCTCGTCGGTAGGAACAACGGCTCATTTTATCAACACCTTTCCAATAGGTCAAATTGGTGGATTTGTTGGATGCTCCTATAGTTCAACTTCAGTGGAAGTCTCAAAAATTCTTCAGGCATATAACATTTCTATGATTTCATATGCAGCAACGTCCAAGGATCTCTCCAATAAGTTCAACCATCCCCTTTTTGGCCGAACACTACCCTCAGATTCGGCCCAGGCAAGAGTAGTATTTGATTTGACTCAAGAGTTAGGATGGACTTCTGTGACAATCCTTGTGTCAGAGAGGAGTAAATATTCGGAATCTTTAAGGGATGCATTTTATGAGGCCAATAAATTGAGCACTAAAAAAATGCACATTTGTTCAGTAGAAAA ttTCCCGAAGTCAATTGATAACTTTGAAGATAAGATCcattttgatgatataattcATCGTATTCTTCAATCAAAGGTTGATGGATTCATTGGATTTGTGACTGCTGATACAAAGCAGGCAATTTTTGATCATTTGAATGTGATGAATATCGATCATTATGCAAATATTCGTTTCATTGGAACGGATTCATGGGACATATCCTTTAATCCATCTAAGAAATTGTCACAAATATTTGAGAACAGCTATGTCGTTCTTCCGGAGTCTCCGAATTCTGCTTTGAAGGTACCTCTTGGGAAAAGAATTCGTAAGGAATTTCACTATGACAATGTTCCAATAGTAGAAGCCAATGGAAATAATTGGATGAATGcattttatgatgatttttataCGAAACCCTGTAAAGAAGATAGAGATTgtatgaaaaaacaatttaatagtttaaaattagatacGAAAATAGACTTTGCTGCAGACACAATCCTTGTTTATTCCAATGCCTTTGAAAGGGGCAAAAACGAAGACTTCACAAAAAGATCCTTTTTTTGGGACTACGTCATGGTAGATGACTATGAtg ATATCTCCAAGATGAACTTTCAATTCGAGCCTTGTACGGGGGATCGCATTGTTTCCTACTCAGTCTACAGGCTCAATAAATTTGGAGAGTATGAG aaaattggAAGCACACACCATGATTTAGATCAAGTAGGTATGCTCGACACATTTCCTGCAACATTTGCTCGGATGCAATGTAGACCGGAGTGTGATCTTGCTGATGGACAATATGAAGACTTTCATTCCGTCTCTGACTGTTGTTATTCATGTGCGTATCTATCCTATAGACATTTTCGCCCCTCTCTTGGACAACAAGAGGAATGTAACGTTGGAGAATGGCCCAACGCAACGGATCATTATCGTTCATGTTACCCTTTAATTGATGCTGGACTTAACCTATCAGACCCATGGGTCATTGTATCTCTTTTTTTAGCCTCAATAGGAATATGCATTACTTCTTCGGTCATTTGTATAGGAGTCCAATTCAGGAAGCATCCTGTCTTCAAGAGTGCTTCTATGGAAATGGCCTACTTTATCTGGGCTGGTGTATTGATTTGTcatttaaataccttttttattatccttGTCCCTTCTGGAACTCTTTCCTGCTCTATTGAAAG ATTCACAAGAACTATTGGCTACACAGTTTTTCTCTCAGCTCTTTTACTTAAAACGCATAGAATATTCAAGATTTTCATCGGTCAATTTCAAGATATTGACTCTAATCTCCGTTGGATCAAGCCTAAATACCAA atcatcaCTGCCTTTTGcctcattttaattcaatttataattgtgTGCATTTGGCTCGGAATAGAGCCACCACGACCCTTTTCAGTCTATCCTGGAGAGCGTCATGTTAAACTTTGCATAACAGGAGCTGGCTCAACAAGTCTTGCCCAATTATATAACATAGGGATCTGTGTTGTAACAACAGCATATTCTTTTTTGTCTCGAAACGTACCTCAAAAGTTCAATGAATCTAGattcattaatataactatGTACTCCATTTGCATTGGTTGGCCAATTGAATTTCTATCCAAATCATTTTTGAGGAATATTTCCTCGGACAACATACATCAAAGAGGATTTCATCCAGAG AAAAACATTGGCATCTCGACTTTGGTGACTTCCCTTTGCGCCACATTTGTGATCATCTTCCTTTTcagcaataaaatatatgttatcttTAAA AAACGAAAAGAGGGAGAAAATACTCAGAAAAGAGAAGGCTCGAAGCTCATTACAATGAAATCAATGGAATTATAA